The genomic interval CGAGTCCCGGTAGTCCACGCCCGTCGCGACATTGCCCACCAACGTCACCCAGGTGTCACTCATGCCGTCCGCCCCCGTCCGTCATCCGCCGGTCATCCATCCGTGAGGCTCCAGCGCCTCGATCGATCTGATCCCATGCTGGACCGGACGCGCCGTGCCCGCTGGAGCCTGTGGACTAGCTGCCGGTTGTGGACAACCCCGTCACCGCCACGTACTGCTCCCGCACCTCCCGGTACCGCATCAGCTCCGCCGACACCGGATCCAGTACGCGCGCCCGCCCGCACCCGGCGGCCGCCTCCCGCAGCCTCCGCCCGGCCTCCTGCCCGTACCTCCGCGCCGGCCCCCTGGCCGCCACCGAGCAGGCCCACTCCACCAACGGGCCGCCGATGATCCCGGCCAGCATCACCAGAACGGGTGGCAGCAGACCCGGCTCCAGTACGCCGACGATCTGGCCCACCAGCCACAGGCCGCCGAAGACCTGAAGCAGCGTCATCGAAGCCTGTGCCAGCACCGCGAGCGGCCACCACGCGGGCCTGGGCGGCCGGTCGCGCGGCAGTCCGGCCCGTGCCGCCAGTACGTCCAGTTCCTCCGGCAGCCCCGCCGCGCCGCGCACCGCCGCCTCCCGTACCGCTTGCGCCCAGGGTGCGGGCAGCCCGGCCGCCGCCTCGTCCGCCACCTTGCGTACGGCCTGCTCGACGCGCTGCCTGGCGGTGACCTCCTCGTCGGCCGGGGTCTGCTGCCCCGCCGGATCGGTGCCGGCCCCCGGCTCGCGCCTCGCCTCGTACCAGCGCCACAGCCTCAGCCACGGCGTCCCGCACGCCTTCCCCGCGTTCCTGGCCCATTCGCGCTCCGCCGCCTCGGCCACCGCCGTCGCGCCCACGGCCTGCGCGAGCCGTTCCGTGAAGTGGTCGCGCGCCCGTTCGTCGAGCTCGGGGCGCCGTCCGTCGGCGACGTAGACCGGGCGCAGCCGGGCCGCGGCCGCGCTCACGTCGGCGGACAGACGCCGCGCCGGTGCACCCCGATCCTGTACGAACTGGCCGAGCATCTCGCGCAGTTCGCCCACACCGTCCCCGGTCAGGGCCGACAGCGACAGCACCGTGGCGCCGGGCTCGCCGTGTTCGCCCACCGCCATGCCGTCCTCGTCCAGCAGCCTGCGCAGATCGTCGAGCACCTGGTCGGCGGCGTCCCCCGGCAGCCGGTCCACCTGATTGAGCACCACGAAGGTGATCTCCGCGTGCCCGGCGAGCGGCCGCAGATAGCGCTCGTGCAGCACGACATCGGCGTACTTCTCCGGATCGACGACCCAGATCACCGCGTCGACCAGCTTGAGCACCCGGTCCACCTGGTCGCGGTGGGCGGTCATCGCCGAGTCGTGATCGGGGAGATCGACGAGCACGAGCCCGTCCAGCGCCTCGTCGCGCTCACGGCCGAGCGCGGGCCTGCGGCGCAGCCGTC from Streptomyces spiramyceticus carries:
- a CDS encoding GTPase, which encodes MTAVTDRTDHGDERDERDASDDGGEGRWDDGLIARRVAEAAALSDDPGPAAPETPEAYDELPGGDTYGGVLRGRLDALRELVGLSRTRIEGGTLAEAGRVLDEAAARQRLSARHTVVAIAGATGSGKSTLFNALAGVQISDTGLRRPTTSAPIACSWTDGAAGLLDRIGIPGRLRRRPALGRERDEALDGLVLVDLPDHDSAMTAHRDQVDRVLKLVDAVIWVVDPEKYADVVLHERYLRPLAGHAEITFVVLNQVDRLPGDAADQVLDDLRRLLDEDGMAVGEHGEPGATVLSLSALTGDGVGELREMLGQFVQDRGAPARRLSADVSAAAARLRPVYVADGRRPELDERARDHFTERLAQAVGATAVAEAAEREWARNAGKACGTPWLRLWRWYEARREPGAGTDPAGQQTPADEEVTARQRVEQAVRKVADEAAAGLPAPWAQAVREAAVRGAAGLPEELDVLAARAGLPRDRPPRPAWWPLAVLAQASMTLLQVFGGLWLVGQIVGVLEPGLLPPVLVMLAGIIGGPLVEWACSVAARGPARRYGQEAGRRLREAAAGCGRARVLDPVSAELMRYREVREQYVAVTGLSTTGS